Proteins encoded within one genomic window of Candidatus Dadabacteria bacterium:
- the pssA gene encoding CDP-diacylglycerol--serine O-phosphatidyltransferase, whose amino-acid sequence MRKKRRRRSPRPGRVIPLLPSMLTTVGLAFGLASIVTSISIHGDRASAAVSEEWLFNRFWWAAGFIGMAVLVDMLDGRIARALNSESRFGASYDSLCDLVSFGVAPAVLLYVWGLSEYGNPGLMAMLFYVVCAALRLARFNVQFATKEKRMFTGLPSPMAAGLILSPILLLSEFQIIASPLMKSFYLFFIPVVGLVMVSEVPYRKFPRIARFGPFSTLVAGSIIIAALITNPGVVAVVITYCYFVLDLGRCAWKLAAKVASRDKESEALAGDES is encoded by the coding sequence TTGAGAAAAAAAAGAAGAAGGAGGTCTCCCCGTCCGGGGAGAGTCATCCCCCTGCTGCCAAGCATGCTCACAACCGTGGGCCTTGCGTTCGGACTTGCGTCCATAGTGACTTCGATTTCCATCCACGGGGACCGTGCCTCAGCCGCAGTTTCTGAGGAATGGCTTTTTAACCGTTTCTGGTGGGCAGCGGGATTTATCGGCATGGCGGTACTTGTCGACATGCTTGACGGCAGGATAGCAAGAGCTCTTAACTCGGAGAGCCGCTTCGGTGCGTCCTATGATTCGCTCTGCGATCTTGTATCGTTCGGGGTCGCCCCGGCAGTGCTTCTTTACGTTTGGGGGCTTTCGGAATATGGAAATCCGGGACTGATGGCGATGCTTTTCTACGTGGTCTGCGCAGCGCTCAGGCTTGCGCGTTTTAACGTACAGTTTGCGACCAAGGAAAAGCGCATGTTCACGGGTCTTCCGAGTCCTATGGCCGCGGGACTTATTCTCTCTCCGATACTCCTTCTCTCCGAGTTTCAGATCATTGCTTCGCCACTTATGAAATCTTTTTATCTTTTCTTCATTCCTGTTGTGGGACTTGTCATGGTCAGCGAGGTTCCGTACAGGAAGTTTCCGCGAATCGCCAGATTCGGACCTTTCAGCACTCTTGTCGCGGGCTCCATCATAATTGCGGCGCTTATTACCAATCCCGGGGTGGTCGCGGTCGTTATAACTTACTGTTATTTTGTCCTTGATCTCGGACGTTGCGCCTGGAAACTGGCCGCGAAGGTTGCATCGCGGGACAAAGAGTCAGAAGCCCTGGCCGGCGACGAGTCCTAG
- a CDS encoding BolA/IbaG family iron-sulfur metabolism protein, whose amino-acid sequence METQRIREMIEQGIPTSFVEVTGDGTHFQAVIVSERFTGKPPIERHKLVYAALGDAMESEIHAISMKTYTPEQWEKLNN is encoded by the coding sequence ATGGAAACGCAGCGGATTCGTGAAATGATAGAGCAGGGCATCCCGACTTCATTTGTTGAGGTCACGGGGGACGGAACGCATTTCCAGGCGGTCATCGTATCCGAGCGGTTTACGGGCAAGCCTCCGATTGAGCGTCACAAACTTGTCTATGCAGCTCTTGGAGACGCCATGGAATCTGAGATACACGCAATCTCGATGAAGACCTACACGCCTGAGCAGTGGGAGAAGCTTAATAACTAA
- the grxD gene encoding Grx4 family monothiol glutaredoxin, whose amino-acid sequence MSDIQKKIEGQIAQNPVILYMKGSKDAPKCGFSAQVVNILNYYGVDYATVDVLLDQEIRQGIKDYSQWPTLPQLYVNGSFIGGCDICTEMHANGELEGIFKGDAGD is encoded by the coding sequence ATGTCGGATATACAGAAAAAAATAGAGGGCCAGATAGCGCAGAACCCCGTTATTCTCTACATGAAGGGGTCAAAGGATGCCCCCAAGTGTGGTTTCTCAGCGCAGGTGGTCAATATTCTTAACTATTACGGTGTGGATTATGCTACCGTCGATGTCCTTCTGGACCAGGAGATCCGCCAGGGGATAAAGGACTACTCCCAGTGGCCGACGCTTCCACAACTCTACGTTAACGGAAGCTTCATAGGCGGATGCGACATATGTACCGAAATGCACGCAAACGGGGAGCTGGAGGGAATTTTTAAGGGAGACGCCGGAGACTGA
- the ilvC gene encoding ketol-acid reductoisomerase, whose amino-acid sequence MKVYYDDDIDPSKLKKKKIAIIGYGSQGHAHAQNLRESGVSVTVADIKDSPNWKKAKEAGFNVKSVSAASKSADIAVMLAPDTYQPAIYHEHVEKNLVAGNALMFSHGFNIHYGQIRPSAGVDVFMVAPKAPGHTVRDQYVGGAGVPGLVAVHQNPTGDAKDLALAYARAIGCSRAGVIETTFKDETETDLFGEQSVLCGGLTALILAGYETLVEAGYPPEMAYFECCHEVKLIVDLIYEGGIANMRYSVSDTAKYGDITRGPRLINDSVKQEMKKIIGEIQSGQFASEWILENQAGRPSYNALLRQGEEHPIEKVGAELRGMMSSLFQKKLVDKDKN is encoded by the coding sequence GTGAAAGTTTACTACGATGATGACATTGATCCGTCCAAGCTTAAGAAAAAGAAGATTGCGATCATAGGCTACGGAAGCCAGGGTCACGCCCATGCCCAGAACCTGAGGGAAAGCGGAGTCTCGGTCACGGTCGCGGACATTAAGGACAGTCCCAACTGGAAAAAGGCCAAGGAGGCCGGTTTTAACGTGAAGTCGGTTTCCGCCGCTTCCAAGTCCGCGGACATAGCGGTTATGCTGGCTCCAGACACTTACCAGCCGGCGATATACCATGAGCATGTCGAAAAGAACCTAGTTGCCGGAAACGCGCTTATGTTCAGTCACGGTTTTAATATTCACTACGGACAGATCAGACCGTCTGCGGGCGTGGACGTGTTCATGGTCGCTCCCAAGGCCCCGGGCCACACGGTAAGGGACCAGTATGTCGGGGGTGCCGGTGTGCCGGGACTCGTAGCCGTTCACCAGAACCCGACGGGCGACGCCAAGGATCTCGCTCTTGCTTACGCCAGAGCCATCGGGTGTTCAAGGGCGGGAGTTATAGAGACGACTTTCAAGGACGAGACGGAAACCGATCTTTTCGGGGAACAGTCAGTTCTGTGCGGAGGGCTCACGGCCCTTATCCTGGCGGGATACGAGACGCTTGTTGAAGCCGGTTATCCGCCCGAGATGGCTTATTTCGAGTGCTGCCACGAAGTCAAGCTTATAGTTGACCTCATATACGAGGGCGGGATAGCCAACATGCGCTACTCGGTGAGCGATACGGCCAAGTACGGAGACATAACCAGGGGCCCGAGGCTTATAAACGACTCCGTGAAACAGGAGATGAAAAAGATAATCGGGGAGATTCAGTCCGGACAGTTCGCCTCGGAATGGATACTTGAGAATCAGGCTGGAAGGCCTTCCTATAACGCGCTTCTCAGGCAGGGTGAAGAGCATCCGATCGAAAAAGTCGGCGCAGAGCTCAGGGGGATGATGAGCTCGCTTTTCCAGAAGAAACTGGTCGATAAAGACAAGAATTGA
- a CDS encoding peptide chain release factor-like protein yields MLISVARESHSNRPLGTYAITLADSVHSKKRILEKNSRPFILKCAWKRRFRRAIMKSFGVSKEKQTALELEMKCLGIREEDIEETFTRSSGPGGQNVNKLATCVHLRHRPSGIAVKISRERSQALNRFLARRILAGKIATQIHGEDSVEAKKAQKARKQKKRRKRKTARKLAGEPQE; encoded by the coding sequence ATGCTGATCTCAGTAGCAAGGGAATCCCACTCAAATCGGCCGCTTGGAACTTACGCGATCACGCTTGCGGACTCAGTTCATAGCAAGAAAAGGATTCTTGAAAAAAATTCCCGGCCGTTTATTTTAAAATGTGCTTGGAAAAGGAGGTTCCGACGCGCCATCATGAAGAGTTTCGGGGTGTCAAAGGAAAAGCAGACGGCACTTGAGCTTGAAATGAAGTGCCTCGGCATAAGGGAAGAGGATATTGAGGAAACCTTCACGAGATCTTCAGGGCCCGGCGGACAGAACGTAAACAAGCTCGCCACCTGCGTTCACCTGAGGCACCGGCCAAGCGGCATCGCCGTAAAAATCTCAAGGGAACGCTCACAAGCACTTAACAGGTTCCTTGCGAGGAGGATTCTCGCCGGGAAAATCGCGACGCAGATTCACGGAGAGGATTCTGTGGAAGCAAAAAAGGCTCAGAAAGCCAGAAAACAGAAGAAAAGAAGAAAGAGAAAGACGGCGAGAAAGCTTGCTGGAGAACCTCAGGAATAA
- a CDS encoding FMN-binding protein produces the protein MRILILITLLFFLHGAGDVSAKVFLTKGKALELLFPEAEEIEKRHVFLTRPQAESVREMAKAEVDSRLYTFYIARSGGKETGYAVIDTHTLRTLTETVLFVINPDGTLRHAETLAFFEPTDYMPSGKWINLFLEKTKMDRMKVGKGVPNITGATISAVSFSQATRRVLAVYRVMLGTPADQ, from the coding sequence ATGAGAATCCTTATCTTAATAACGCTTTTGTTTTTTCTGCATGGTGCCGGAGATGTCTCCGCCAAGGTCTTTCTTACCAAGGGCAAGGCGCTTGAGCTCCTTTTCCCTGAAGCAGAAGAAATAGAAAAAAGACACGTTTTTCTCACCAGACCCCAAGCCGAAAGCGTACGCGAAATGGCCAAGGCAGAGGTAGATTCAAGACTTTATACTTTCTACATAGCGAGATCCGGCGGAAAAGAGACTGGCTACGCCGTCATCGATACCCACACTCTTCGGACACTTACCGAAACCGTACTGTTCGTGATAAATCCCGATGGGACTCTTCGCCACGCCGAAACTCTCGCATTTTTCGAACCCACAGATTACATGCCGAGCGGAAAATGGATAAACTTGTTCCTAGAAAAAACCAAGATGGACAGAATGAAGGTAGGAAAGGGAGTTCCCAACATTACCGGAGCCACTATAAGTGCCGTATCTTTTTCGCAAGCCACGAGAAGGGTTCTCGCAGTCTACAGGGTTATGCTCGGCACCCCGGCTGATCAATAA
- a CDS encoding FAD:protein FMN transferase, translated as MRHLALLVLLFYSCSHGTENLYERSFYSMGSTVELKFYSPSEELFHRVVDACVERTKEIDRLFSNYRDDSVLAEVNRTAGVAPVSVPAEFLRLVRTSIKYSELTEGAFDITIGSLFELWGAETKAGRLPGRSRIRDALGCTGFRKIKIDEVKSRVFLDGDCVRLDFGAIGKGYAVDEMVNIAKQNGIKRGLVNFGGNIYAMDPPAGKKFWDVGVRKPGRASEIISKLDLVNKGVATSGDYERYFEHEGKRYSHIINPRTGWPAEDVTSVVAISRTATEADVFSTAVSVLGPRGAEMFARKDKSLGFLIVEKNGEKRSCFGSYACP; from the coding sequence ATGCGCCACCTTGCGCTTTTAGTTCTGCTTTTTTATTCCTGCTCCCACGGTACGGAGAATCTCTACGAGAGATCCTTTTACTCGATGGGTTCAACGGTGGAACTTAAGTTTTATTCCCCGAGCGAGGAACTTTTCCACCGGGTTGTTGATGCCTGCGTGGAGAGAACCAAGGAAATAGACCGGCTCTTCAGTAACTACAGGGATGACAGCGTTCTTGCCGAGGTGAACAGAACCGCGGGGGTCGCTCCCGTTTCCGTTCCCGCGGAGTTTCTGCGTCTCGTGCGAACCTCGATTAAGTACTCGGAGCTTACCGAAGGGGCTTTTGACATAACTATCGGCAGTCTTTTCGAACTCTGGGGGGCTGAGACCAAGGCGGGGCGGTTACCCGGTCGGTCACGGATCCGCGACGCGCTTGGGTGTACGGGTTTTCGGAAAATAAAGATAGACGAAGTTAAATCCCGGGTTTTCCTTGACGGCGACTGCGTCAGACTCGACTTCGGAGCTATAGGAAAAGGTTACGCGGTTGACGAGATGGTAAATATCGCCAAGCAAAACGGGATCAAGAGGGGACTTGTGAATTTCGGGGGAAACATATACGCGATGGACCCCCCTGCAGGCAAAAAGTTCTGGGATGTGGGAGTGAGAAAACCCGGGAGGGCAAGCGAAATCATCTCGAAGCTTGACCTTGTGAACAAGGGTGTCGCGACTTCAGGAGATTACGAGCGCTACTTTGAGCACGAGGGGAAAAGATACTCCCATATAATAAATCCCAGGACGGGCTGGCCGGCTGAGGATGTGACTTCGGTTGTAGCCATCTCCAGAACCGCTACGGAAGCCGATGTCTTCTCGACTGCCGTTTCGGTTCTGGGTCCGCGTGGCGCGGAGATGTTTGCCAGAAAGGATAAATCACTGGGTTTCTTGATCGTTGAGAAGAACGGGGAGAAAAGGTCCTGCTTCGGGTCTTATGCGTGTCCCTGA
- a CDS encoding thermonuclease family protein: MKKDLLPKNRTEPQKTKNAFAGVRSELSALLMAAALLLLPGVGAAQAETLEGRPYVTDADTVRISGERIRLEGIDAPETNQRCKDASGKSYRCGLVSTSALKTRIGGETIRCEGTQRDRYGRLLGICYLGDIDLNGWLVRNGYALAYRRYSKRYVPQEIQAQKDSLGLWAGEFMPPWQWRKNTR, translated from the coding sequence ATGAAAAAGGATCTTTTGCCGAAAAACAGAACTGAACCTCAAAAAACGAAAAACGCTTTCGCCGGAGTGAGGAGTGAACTGTCAGCACTGCTTATGGCTGCGGCACTGCTTCTGCTCCCGGGCGTCGGAGCGGCTCAAGCCGAAACGCTAGAGGGCAGACCTTACGTAACGGACGCCGACACGGTCAGGATATCAGGAGAGAGAATCAGGCTTGAGGGTATTGACGCCCCCGAGACAAACCAGAGATGCAAGGACGCCTCCGGGAAAAGCTACCGCTGCGGTCTTGTCTCGACCTCGGCACTGAAAACCAGGATAGGAGGCGAGACAATCAGATGCGAAGGCACGCAGCGCGACCGTTACGGGCGTCTGCTCGGCATCTGTTATCTGGGCGACATTGACCTAAACGGCTGGCTTGTAAGAAACGGCTACGCGCTTGCCTACAGACGCTACTCGAAGCGTTATGTACCGCAGGAAATCCAGGCGCAGAAAGACAGTCTCGGGCTCTGGGCCGGTGAATTCATGCCTCCTTGGCAGTGGCGCAAGAATACGCGCTAA
- a CDS encoding mechanosensitive ion channel family protein, with protein MNSSLGSFIFEVVENVINYFRGYHDAYQTQIENLLLSILIIVVLLFLRKVLISLITKNTKDPKTVYYSKRIVGYSYVFLAIVLVGSVWISGLGQVGAYLGIASAGLAIALHETLANIAGWFFILWRKPFTIGDRIQIGETKGDVIDLRLFQFSLIEIGNWVEAEQSTGRVIHVPNSHVLREKTANYHGGFNYIWNEIQVLITFESDWRKTREILERIAREENKTSPEQAEEQLRAVAEKYMIHLPNLTPMVYMSTRDSGVLFSIRYTTNPRKRRGSEQAIWAAILAEFEKHPDIDLAYPTTRFYSLSSGSPDGEDPDS; from the coding sequence TTGAACTCTTCGCTAGGATCGTTTATTTTTGAAGTCGTGGAAAACGTGATCAATTACTTCAGGGGATACCACGACGCATATCAAACGCAGATAGAAAACCTCCTGCTGTCGATTCTGATAATTGTTGTCCTGCTATTCCTGAGAAAGGTTCTCATCTCTCTCATAACCAAGAACACAAAAGATCCCAAGACAGTCTATTACTCAAAACGCATTGTCGGGTACTCCTACGTTTTTCTCGCCATAGTGCTGGTCGGCAGCGTGTGGATAAGCGGACTGGGTCAGGTAGGAGCCTATCTGGGTATAGCAAGCGCCGGCCTGGCCATAGCGCTTCATGAAACCTTAGCCAACATCGCGGGCTGGTTCTTCATACTCTGGAGAAAGCCCTTCACGATAGGGGACCGCATACAGATAGGAGAAACCAAGGGTGACGTAATAGACCTGAGGCTGTTTCAGTTCAGCCTGATCGAGATCGGGAACTGGGTTGAAGCGGAGCAGAGTACAGGCAGGGTCATACACGTTCCCAACAGCCACGTGCTCAGAGAAAAAACCGCGAATTATCACGGCGGGTTCAACTACATATGGAACGAGATACAGGTTCTCATAACGTTTGAGAGCGACTGGAGAAAAACCCGCGAGATCCTGGAGAGAATAGCGAGAGAAGAAAATAAAACTTCTCCGGAACAGGCTGAGGAACAACTCCGCGCGGTCGCCGAAAAGTACATGATACATTTGCCGAACCTCACCCCGATGGTTTACATGTCGACAAGGGACAGCGGAGTGCTTTTCTCGATCAGATACACGACAAACCCGAGAAAAAGAAGAGGCTCGGAGCAGGCCATCTGGGCAGCCATACTCGCCGAGTTCGAAAAGCATCCGGACATAGATCTCGCTTACCCGACAACGCGCTTCTATTCCCTCTCGTCCGGAAGCCCCGACGGAGAAGACCCCGATTCATAA
- a CDS encoding phosphatidylserine decarboxylase family protein: MNFRFVRVASEGLGIIYVSAALCILSALLGSLSLSLVFLLLTAFFVFFFRDPERELPPLEPGSVICPADGKIIDISETFEDDYLKRNTRRISIFLSIFDCHINRFPVSGKVVGTTYCPGEFKMAFRGDSSEANERLATLIECEGGVQVVIVQVAGFLARRIVSRAKFGDVLEIGEKFGIIKFGSRLDIYLPEDVKVGVEVGQKVVAGRTVIAWLT; encoded by the coding sequence ATGAATTTCCGATTTGTGAGGGTCGCAAGCGAGGGGCTCGGTATAATTTACGTTTCAGCCGCGCTTTGTATTCTCTCCGCGCTTCTGGGTTCTCTCTCTTTATCTTTAGTATTTCTTCTGCTCACCGCTTTTTTCGTCTTTTTCTTCAGGGATCCTGAAAGGGAACTTCCTCCGCTTGAACCCGGTTCCGTGATCTGTCCCGCAGACGGGAAAATAATAGACATCTCGGAGACGTTTGAAGACGATTATCTCAAGCGGAACACCCGAAGAATAAGCATTTTTCTCTCTATTTTCGACTGCCATATAAACAGATTTCCCGTTTCGGGCAAGGTAGTCGGAACCACTTACTGCCCCGGGGAATTCAAAATGGCTTTTAGGGGTGATTCATCCGAGGCCAACGAGCGGCTCGCGACCCTGATTGAGTGCGAGGGCGGAGTCCAGGTGGTTATAGTCCAGGTGGCTGGTTTTCTCGCGAGAAGAATCGTATCACGTGCGAAATTCGGCGACGTATTGGAAATCGGGGAAAAATTCGGGATTATAAAGTTTGGTTCAAGGTTGGATATTTACCTGCCCGAGGATGTGAAGGTGGGTGTTGAGGTAGGGCAGAAAGTCGTGGCCGGCAGGACGGTTATAGCGTGGCTAACTTGA
- a CDS encoding pitrilysin family protein, whose protein sequence is MNSGAQTLAGVSGVTKYSLSNGMTVLLERNDSSPVVAVNVWVKTGSACEVEGEYGLAHVHEHMLFKGTEKRRVGEIAGMVEAGGGDINAFTSFDETVYYIVSARRFLPVALDLLSDVMENSTFDPGELERELEVVQEEIRRGEDSPSRVLSQKLFSTAYSVHPYGRPIIGTKQSVGSFTRDGILDFYRKWYSPDNMILVVVGDFDPEGIKDEVARTFGKIKKRKTPRCELPPEPEQKRTRTFVIGRDVNTGYFSFAFHTPSASHADTPVLDVISGILGSGESSRLYRRLKEQNATVNDIYAYAYSLKENGLFLVGGVLDPGKVEKASEEIVAEIELIKTEPVGAEELARAKTNIERDFIRAKETMQGQARKLGYFELETGDYGYERLYLERVRNVAPEDILRVAGEYLVQKNLTAGALLPEDKAKGVEKGFREALVFPGGAQKKERKKASQAQAEFKRYELSNEIRVLLKRNPAVPLFSVHAAFLGGLRYEDENTNGISNFMSGMFTRGTSNRSAEDIAAQIEGLGGTVDGFSGKNSVGVTLSALSESFEGAMDIFSDVILDPSFSDEEMERERREILAALEKQEDNLTGKAVRNFLRTLFLKHPYRFNVLGTEENVDRFTSADVRGFYEKVIRPENMVISVAGDIDAEKTLGVLEKLFGGMKRGGFEKTRPPRESALSSARETVELERDKAQTHIIAGYHAPGFKSRDRYAFEVLNSVLSGQGGRLFIELRDKKSLAYAVTSFYVPGMEGGYFGVYIGTAPQKQEEALGAIKEQLQLVLKGVGEEELERAKNYIVGSFEIGLQRNSAQASIVGFDELYGIGAYEYRRFPEKILSVTADDVARVARKYINPAAAAVSILKPE, encoded by the coding sequence ATGAATTCAGGTGCGCAGACCCTTGCGGGTGTCAGTGGAGTAACCAAGTACAGTCTTTCTAACGGCATGACCGTGCTTCTTGAGAGAAACGACTCTTCCCCGGTCGTCGCCGTTAACGTGTGGGTGAAGACCGGAAGCGCGTGCGAGGTGGAGGGCGAGTACGGCCTCGCGCACGTGCACGAACACATGCTTTTCAAGGGGACGGAGAAAAGACGGGTCGGCGAGATAGCCGGGATGGTCGAGGCGGGAGGCGGAGACATAAACGCGTTTACTTCCTTTGACGAGACGGTTTACTACATCGTAAGCGCGCGGCGCTTCCTGCCCGTGGCTCTTGACCTGCTCTCGGACGTCATGGAGAACTCGACTTTTGACCCCGGGGAGCTTGAGCGGGAACTTGAGGTTGTCCAGGAAGAGATAAGAAGGGGAGAGGACTCTCCCTCAAGGGTGCTCAGCCAGAAGCTTTTCTCCACGGCCTACAGCGTTCATCCCTACGGAAGGCCCATAATAGGAACCAAGCAGAGCGTGGGGAGCTTCACCAGAGACGGGATACTTGATTTCTACAGAAAGTGGTATTCCCCGGACAACATGATTCTCGTTGTGGTCGGGGATTTTGATCCCGAGGGAATAAAGGACGAGGTGGCCCGGACTTTCGGAAAAATAAAGAAAAGAAAAACTCCTCGGTGCGAACTTCCCCCGGAGCCCGAGCAGAAACGCACGAGAACCTTCGTTATCGGCCGCGACGTAAACACGGGCTACTTCAGTTTTGCCTTCCATACTCCCTCGGCGAGCCACGCCGACACTCCGGTTCTTGACGTTATAAGCGGCATACTCGGCAGCGGGGAGAGCTCCAGGCTTTACAGAAGACTGAAGGAGCAGAACGCCACCGTAAACGACATATACGCCTACGCTTACAGCCTCAAGGAGAACGGCCTTTTCCTCGTGGGCGGAGTTCTTGACCCCGGCAAGGTTGAAAAAGCCTCAGAGGAGATAGTGGCGGAGATAGAGCTTATAAAGACCGAACCCGTCGGGGCCGAGGAGCTTGCCCGCGCCAAGACTAACATAGAAAGGGACTTCATCCGCGCCAAGGAGACCATGCAGGGACAGGCGAGAAAGCTTGGTTACTTCGAGCTTGAAACCGGAGATTACGGCTACGAACGCCTCTACCTTGAGAGGGTGAGGAATGTTGCCCCGGAGGACATATTGCGGGTAGCCGGAGAATACCTCGTGCAGAAAAATCTCACCGCGGGAGCGCTGCTTCCGGAAGACAAAGCCAAGGGGGTTGAGAAGGGCTTCAGAGAGGCCCTTGTTTTTCCCGGAGGGGCCCAGAAAAAAGAAAGGAAAAAGGCTTCTCAGGCGCAGGCGGAATTTAAAAGATACGAGCTTTCAAACGAAATCCGGGTTCTTCTGAAACGCAATCCGGCCGTTCCGCTTTTCTCCGTTCACGCGGCGTTTCTGGGCGGCCTCAGGTATGAGGACGAGAACACGAACGGGATTTCGAACTTCATGTCCGGGATGTTCACCCGCGGCACCTCGAACCGCTCCGCAGAAGATATAGCCGCCCAGATAGAAGGGCTCGGGGGAACGGTTGACGGCTTCTCGGGGAAAAACAGCGTCGGGGTGACTCTCTCGGCATTGAGTGAGAGCTTTGAAGGGGCGATGGATATTTTCTCGGACGTGATACTTGATCCTTCTTTTTCCGATGAGGAAATGGAGAGGGAGAGAAGAGAAATTCTGGCCGCTTTGGAAAAGCAGGAGGACAATCTCACGGGAAAGGCGGTCAGGAACTTTCTGAGGACCCTTTTCCTTAAGCATCCCTACAGGTTCAACGTTCTTGGAACCGAGGAAAACGTAGACAGGTTTACCTCGGCCGATGTACGCGGGTTCTACGAGAAAGTCATAAGACCCGAGAACATGGTCATCTCCGTTGCGGGCGACATTGACGCGGAGAAAACTCTTGGCGTTCTTGAAAAGCTGTTCGGCGGCATGAAGCGGGGAGGTTTCGAAAAGACCCGGCCGCCCCGTGAGTCCGCGCTTTCTTCTGCGAGGGAAACCGTCGAGCTTGAAAGAGACAAGGCCCAGACCCATATTATCGCGGGCTATCACGCCCCTGGTTTTAAAAGCCGGGACCGCTACGCGTTTGAGGTGCTGAATTCGGTGCTCTCAGGTCAGGGAGGAAGACTCTTCATCGAGCTTCGGGACAAGAAAAGCCTTGCTTACGCCGTTACCTCGTTCTATGTTCCCGGGATGGAAGGGGGCTATTTCGGTGTTTATATAGGAACTGCTCCGCAGAAGCAGGAGGAGGCGCTCGGAGCGATAAAGGAACAGCTCCAGCTTGTCTTGAAGGGTGTCGGGGAGGAGGAGCTTGAGAGGGCGAAGAACTATATTGTGGGAAGTTTCGAGATAGGGCTTCAGAGAAACTCCGCTCAGGCGTCAATAGTCGGGTTTGACGAGCTTTACGGAATAGGCGCGTACGAGTACAGGAGGTTCCCGGAGAAAATTCTTTCCGTCACAGCGGACGACGTGGCGAGGGTGGCAAGGAAGTACATAAATCCCGCTGCGGCGGCGGTTTCAATCCTGAAGCCCGAATAA
- the ilvN gene encoding acetolactate synthase small subunit, giving the protein MKSRHTISITVDNEAGVLSRIAGLFSARDFNIESLNVAETQEPGTSRITLVTTGDEAIIQQIIKRFNNMVNVIKVVDMTELDRVEREMILVKVDAKADSKPEILRIADIFRAKVVDVSPRSYTFEVTGDEQKIQAFVELQRPFGIKEIARTGTVAMSRANKKSK; this is encoded by the coding sequence ATGAAATCGAGACACACGATATCCATAACGGTAGACAATGAAGCCGGAGTACTCTCAAGAATCGCGGGGCTTTTCAGCGCCAGGGATTTTAACATAGAGAGTCTTAACGTCGCGGAAACCCAGGAACCGGGGACGTCCAGAATAACTCTGGTCACAACCGGCGATGAAGCCATAATTCAGCAGATAATCAAAAGGTTCAACAACATGGTCAACGTGATCAAGGTTGTCGACATGACAGAACTTGACCGCGTGGAAAGAGAGATGATTCTCGTCAAGGTCGACGCGAAGGCCGATTCCAAGCCGGAAATTCTGCGAATCGCCGACATATTCCGGGCCAAGGTCGTCGACGTGTCTCCAAGGTCCTACACGTTCGAGGTTACCGGGGATGAACAGAAGATTCAGGCGTTTGTTGAACTTCAACGACCTTTCGGGATAAAGGAAATCGCGAGAACGGGAACCGTCGCCATGTCCCGGGCGAACAAGAAGAGCAAGTAA